A single region of the Buchnera aphidicola (Pseudoregma panicola) genome encodes:
- the rpsA gene encoding 30S ribosomal protein S1, with translation MNESFTDLLEKSLKNIQTKPGSVVIATIMDIEKDVVIVDAGLKSESRISIDQFKDYNGKLDIKIGDSIEVVLDTVEDGFGETILSREKAKRKESWKKLEKAHKNVSNVQGTINGKVKGGFTVELKEIRAFLPGSLVDIRPVKETNDLEGKILDFKVIKLDKKRNNVVVSRKAVIEFENAEERNKLLKNLKEGTNVKGIVKNLTDYGAFIDLGGVDGLLHITDMAWKRVKHPNEIVKLGEKIKIRILKFDKNKIRVSLGLKQLSKDPWTDISKKYPIGTKILGKVTNLTDYGCFVEIKEGVEGLVHISEMDWNNKNIHPSKITNLNSNIKVMILDIDEERRRISLGLKQCTKNPWKIFSKKYKKGDFVEGKIKSITDFGIFVGLIGDVDGLIHLSDISWFSSGEESVKKYKKNKKITAVVLQVDVERERISLGIKQLEEDPFEKYVKKHKKKSIIKGTIYKIEKKKIYVNLSKGVKAILKLNLSNNFIDKDSFLKTNFNDKMEFKIDNFDRKNRIVNISFIENFLKKIKKNIFSKKDKIKK, from the coding sequence ATGAATGAATCATTTACAGATTTGTTAGAAAAATCTTTAAAAAATATTCAAACAAAACCAGGTTCTGTAGTAATTGCAACTATAATGGATATAGAAAAAGATGTTGTTATAGTTGATGCAGGATTAAAATCAGAATCTAGAATATCTATAGATCAATTTAAAGATTATAATGGTAAATTAGATATAAAAATTGGTGATTCTATAGAAGTTGTTTTAGATACTGTTGAAGATGGTTTTGGAGAAACAATATTATCTAGAGAAAAAGCTAAAAGAAAAGAATCTTGGAAAAAATTAGAAAAAGCTCATAAAAATGTTTCAAATGTACAAGGTACTATAAATGGAAAAGTAAAAGGTGGTTTTACAGTAGAATTAAAAGAAATAAGAGCTTTTCTTCCTGGTTCATTAGTAGACATTAGACCGGTTAAAGAAACAAATGATTTAGAAGGTAAAATATTAGATTTTAAAGTAATAAAATTAGACAAAAAAAGAAATAATGTAGTAGTTTCTAGAAAAGCTGTAATAGAATTTGAAAATGCTGAAGAAAGAAATAAATTATTAAAGAATTTAAAAGAAGGAACTAATGTTAAAGGAATAGTTAAAAATTTAACAGATTATGGAGCTTTTATAGATCTTGGAGGTGTAGATGGTCTTTTACATATTACTGACATGGCTTGGAAAAGAGTTAAACATCCTAATGAAATAGTAAAATTAGGAGAAAAGATAAAAATAAGAATTTTAAAGTTTGATAAAAATAAAATAAGAGTATCTTTAGGATTAAAACAATTAAGTAAAGATCCATGGACAGATATTTCTAAAAAATATCCAATAGGAACAAAAATATTAGGAAAAGTAACTAATTTAACTGATTATGGATGTTTTGTAGAAATAAAAGAAGGAGTAGAAGGTTTAGTTCATATTTCTGAAATGGATTGGAATAATAAAAATATACATCCTTCTAAAATAACTAACTTAAATAGTAATATAAAAGTTATGATATTAGATATAGATGAAGAAAGAAGAAGAATATCTTTAGGTTTAAAACAATGTACAAAAAATCCATGGAAAATTTTTTCTAAGAAATATAAAAAAGGAGATTTTGTAGAAGGTAAAATAAAATCTATTACTGATTTTGGAATATTTGTTGGATTGATAGGAGATGTAGATGGACTAATTCATTTATCAGACATTTCTTGGTTTTCTTCTGGAGAGGAATCAGTAAAAAAATATAAAAAGAATAAAAAAATTACTGCTGTAGTTTTACAGGTTGATGTAGAAAGAGAAAGAATTTCTTTAGGAATTAAACAATTAGAAGAAGATCCATTTGAAAAATATGTAAAAAAACACAAAAAAAAATCTATTATTAAAGGAACAATTTATAAAATTGAAAAAAAAAAAATATATGTAAATCTTTCTAAAGGAGTAAAAGCTATATTAAAATTAAATTTATCTAATAATTTTATAGATAAAGATTCTTTTTTAAAAACAAATTTTAATGATAAAATGGAATTTAAAATAGATAATTTTGATAGAAAGAATAGAATAGTTAATATATCTTTTATAGAAAATTTTTTAAAAAAAATAAAAAAAAATATTTTTTCTAAAAAAGATAAAATTAAAAAATAA
- the aroA gene encoding 3-phosphoshikimate 1-carboxyvinyltransferase: MQKKITIHPILKVNGEINLPGSKSISNRVLLLSSLSSGKTIIRNFLFSEDTKYMIKALKKIGFLIECNKQNNTITVVGSKKKFNFKKKISIFLGNAGTAMRPLISIFSLYKNNVKLYGNDRMNCRPVKHLVEALKIGGAKIKYKKIYGFPPINVLGGFSGGKIYLNGKISSQFLTSILIASPLVKNNTEIFITKKLVSKPYIDITIKLMKIFGVKVFNKDYYYFKINGNQNYISPKCFFVEGDASSASYFLAAAAIKGGSVKVNGIGKNSIQGDTKFIKILKKMGASTIVNSNSIIVTKKYLNSIELDMNDMPDVAMTVAILALFSKGKTIIKNIYNWRVKETDRISAMSSELKKIGAIVKEGKDFIEICPPKDFISCDIKTYEDHRMAMCFSLIALSEKKITILNPNCVNKTFPKYFKNLFSISNFKK, from the coding sequence ATGCAAAAAAAAATTACTATACATCCAATATTAAAAGTAAATGGAGAAATTAATTTACCAGGTTCAAAAAGTATTTCTAATAGAGTATTACTTTTATCATCTCTTTCTAGTGGTAAAACTATAATAAGAAATTTTTTATTTAGTGAAGACACTAAATATATGATAAAAGCTTTAAAAAAAATTGGATTTTTAATAGAATGCAATAAACAAAATAACACTATAACTGTAGTAGGTTCAAAAAAAAAATTTAATTTTAAAAAAAAAATTTCTATTTTTTTAGGAAATGCTGGAACAGCTATGAGGCCATTAATTTCAATTTTTTCTTTATATAAAAATAATGTAAAATTATATGGAAACGATAGAATGAACTGTAGACCTGTAAAACATTTAGTAGAAGCTTTAAAAATTGGTGGAGCTAAAATAAAATATAAAAAAATATATGGTTTTCCTCCAATAAATGTGCTAGGAGGATTTTCTGGAGGAAAAATTTATTTGAATGGAAAAATTTCTAGTCAATTTTTAACTTCTATATTAATTGCATCTCCTTTAGTAAAAAATAATACAGAAATTTTTATAACAAAAAAGTTAGTTTCAAAACCATATATTGATATTACTATAAAATTAATGAAGATTTTTGGTGTAAAAGTTTTTAATAAAGATTATTATTATTTTAAAATTAATGGGAATCAAAATTATATTTCTCCAAAATGTTTTTTTGTAGAAGGAGATGCTTCTTCTGCATCTTATTTTTTAGCAGCTGCAGCTATAAAAGGAGGATCAGTAAAAGTAAATGGAATTGGAAAAAATAGTATACAGGGAGATACAAAATTTATAAAAATTTTAAAAAAAATGGGAGCTAGTACTATTGTAAATAGCAATAGTATTATAGTTACTAAAAAATATTTAAATTCTATAGAACTAGATATGAATGATATGCCTGACGTTGCTATGACAGTGGCTATATTAGCTCTTTTTTCTAAAGGAAAAACAATTATAAAAAATATTTATAATTGGAGAGTTAAAGAAACTGATAGAATTAGCGCAATGTCATCAGAACTAAAAAAGATAGGAGCTATTGTAAAAGAAGGAAAAGATTTTATAGAAATATGTCCTCCAAAAGATTTTATATCTTGCGATATAAAAACTTATGAAGACCATAGAATGGCTATGTGTTTTTCTTTAATAGCATTATCTGAAAAAAAAATAACTATTTTAAATCCAAATTGTGTAAATAAAACTTTTCCTAAATATTTTAAAAATCTTTTTTCTATTAGTAATTTTAAAAAATAA
- the serC gene encoding 3-phosphoserine/phosphohydroxythreonine transaminase, with the protein MYKIYNFSAGPSMLPIDVMKKAKQEFLNWKNSGSSIIEISHRSNMFLLMTKKIEKNFRNLLKIPNDYKILFLHGGARGQFSAIPMNLLNSFNEEADYINTGYWSMSAYFEAVKYSKINLINVKKIKNKKKYILKMSKWNINNTSKYIHYCPNETIEGIAIHEEPNFYKNLIVGDFSSSILSRKIKIKNYDLIYASSQKNIGPSGITILIIKKKLLFNNNKYTPSILDYSINYKNNSMFNTPSTFSWYMSGLVFEWIIKNGGIEKIEKNNFIKAKLLYDTIDNSYLYINDINNENRSIMNITFRLKKNSLNKKFLEKSEEEGLMYLKGHSLFGGMRASIYNAMPLEGVKKLSNFMIKFEKKFG; encoded by the coding sequence ATGTATAAAATTTATAATTTTAGTGCAGGTCCCTCTATGTTACCAATAGATGTTATGAAAAAAGCTAAACAAGAATTCTTAAATTGGAAAAATTCAGGTTCTTCTATAATAGAAATTAGTCATAGAAGTAATATGTTTCTTTTAATGACAAAAAAGATAGAAAAAAATTTTAGAAATTTATTAAAAATACCAAATGATTATAAAATTTTGTTTTTACATGGAGGTGCTAGAGGTCAATTTTCTGCTATACCTATGAATTTGTTAAATAGTTTTAATGAAGAAGCAGATTACATAAATACTGGTTATTGGTCTATGAGCGCTTATTTTGAAGCTGTAAAATATTCTAAAATTAATTTAATAAATGTTAAAAAAATTAAAAATAAAAAAAAATATATTTTAAAAATGTCTAAATGGAATATTAATAATACGTCAAAATATATTCATTATTGTCCTAATGAAACTATTGAAGGTATCGCTATACATGAAGAACCTAATTTTTATAAAAATTTAATAGTTGGAGATTTTTCTTCTTCTATATTATCTAGAAAAATTAAAATAAAAAATTATGATCTTATATATGCCAGCTCTCAAAAAAATATAGGACCTTCTGGAATTACAATATTAATAATTAAAAAAAAATTGTTATTTAATAATAATAAATATACTCCTTCTATTTTAGACTATTCTATAAATTATAAAAATAATTCTATGTTTAATACTCCTTCTACATTTTCATGGTACATGTCAGGTCTTGTTTTTGAATGGATTATAAAAAATGGAGGCATAGAAAAAATAGAAAAGAACAATTTTATAAAAGCAAAATTGTTATATGATACAATTGATAATTCTTATTTATATATAAATGATATAAATAATGAAAATAGATCTATTATGAACATAACGTTTAGATTAAAAAAAAATAGTTTAAATAAAAAATTTTTAGAAAAATCTGAAGAAGAAGGTCTAATGTATCTAAAAGGTCATAGTTTATTTGGAGGAATGAGAGCTTCCATATATAATGCAATGCCTTTAGAAGGAGTAAAAAAATTATCAAATTTTATGATAAAATTTGAAAAAAAATTTGGATAA
- the serS gene encoding serine--tRNA ligase, with amino-acid sequence MLDINLLKNNINIFYKKLKSRGFILDINYINDINTKIKKIKFEKENLECYRNKTSKKIGFLKLAKKDYKTLKKKVIECNKILLKKKIYLCKLEKKILKYYYTIPNIPDEKTKFGKDFKDNFEVYKWGKIKKYNFKLKDHIELGKKNLDIYNASKMSGSNFFILKDKLLLLYRSLIQFMLDVHIENHGYVEIYVPYLVREKCLYGTGQLPRFYRDLISVKFNKDKVKKYLKKEKFFLIPTSEVPLTNLFMNNIITENKLPLLFVSNTPCFRNENTSYGTKNKGLIRTKQFDKVEMVQFVHPEKSNYCLENITKHAEKILKLLDLPYRKMSICTNDIGFSSSKSYDLEVWFPYQKRYIEISSCSNMKDFQSRRINIKFLDKNKNKRYVHTLNGSGLAVGRTLAAIMENYQCRNGKIKIPNILKNRYMKGLEFI; translated from the coding sequence ATGTTAGATATTAATTTGTTAAAAAATAATATTAATATATTTTATAAGAAATTAAAAAGTAGAGGATTTATTTTAGATATAAACTATATTAATGATATTAATACAAAAATAAAAAAAATTAAGTTTGAAAAAGAAAATTTAGAGTGTTATAGAAATAAAACTTCTAAAAAAATTGGTTTTTTAAAATTAGCTAAAAAAGATTATAAAACTTTAAAAAAAAAAGTTATAGAATGTAATAAAATTTTATTAAAAAAAAAAATATATTTATGTAAATTAGAAAAAAAAATTTTAAAATATTATTATACAATACCTAACATACCTGATGAAAAAACTAAATTTGGAAAAGATTTTAAAGATAATTTTGAAGTTTATAAGTGGGGTAAAATAAAAAAATATAATTTTAAATTAAAAGATCATATAGAACTTGGAAAAAAAAATTTAGATATTTATAATGCTTCTAAAATGTCTGGATCTAATTTTTTTATTTTAAAAGATAAATTATTATTATTATATAGATCATTAATACAGTTTATGTTAGATGTTCATATAGAAAATCATGGATATGTAGAAATTTATGTTCCTTATTTAGTTCGTGAAAAATGTTTGTATGGAACAGGTCAACTTCCTAGATTTTATAGAGATTTAATTTCTGTTAAATTTAATAAAGATAAAGTTAAAAAATATTTGAAAAAAGAAAAATTTTTCTTAATACCTACTTCAGAAGTTCCATTAACTAATTTGTTTATGAACAATATTATTACAGAAAATAAATTACCATTACTTTTTGTTTCTAATACTCCATGTTTTAGAAATGAAAACACATCTTATGGAACTAAAAATAAAGGTTTAATAAGAACTAAGCAATTTGATAAAGTAGAAATGGTTCAATTTGTTCATCCTGAAAAATCAAACTATTGTTTAGAAAATATTACTAAACATGCAGAAAAAATTTTAAAATTATTAGATCTTCCATATAGAAAAATGTCTATATGTACAAATGATATTGGATTTTCTTCTTCAAAATCATATGATTTAGAAGTTTGGTTTCCTTATCAAAAAAGATATATAGAAATATCTTCTTGCTCTAATATGAAAGATTTTCAATCAAGAAGAATTAATATAAAATTTTTAGATAAAAATAAAAATAAGAGATATGTACATACTTTAAATGGCTCAGGATTAGCTGTTGGTAGGACTTTAGCTGCAATAATGGAAAATTATCAATGCAGAAATGGTAAAATAAAAATACCTAATATTTTAAAAAATCGATATATGAAAGGATTAGAATTTATATAA
- the trxB gene encoding thioredoxin-disulfide reductase, which translates to MKIKIIKSNLTILGSGPAGYTASIYASRSNLSPILITGEEIGGQLLKTEKIENWPSQYESISGKKLMKNFYKHSKKFGTKIYEEKIIKVIFENYLITLISENVIFKSHALIIATGSIPKKLGIKSEKKFIGKGISSCALCDGFFYKNKIVAIVGGGNSAIEEAIYLSKIVKKIYLIHRRNTWKAEKILVDRLLQKTKTNKIKIYLNYEIKKIYGNNNNINKIKILSKKTKKNKQIYISGLFVSIGYIPQTNLFKKKLKMENGYIKTNFGKHGNFTSTSQPGVFAAGDVIDHVYKQAITSSSSGCMAAIDAEKYLSNIKNKI; encoded by the coding sequence ATGAAAATTAAAATAATAAAAAGTAATTTAACAATATTAGGATCAGGACCTGCAGGATACACAGCATCAATATATGCATCTAGATCTAATTTATCACCTATATTAATAACAGGAGAAGAAATTGGTGGACAATTATTAAAAACAGAAAAAATAGAAAATTGGCCTTCTCAGTATGAATCTATAAGTGGTAAAAAATTAATGAAAAATTTTTATAAACATTCAAAAAAATTTGGTACTAAAATATATGAAGAAAAAATAATAAAAGTAATTTTTGAAAATTATTTAATAACTTTAATTAGTGAAAATGTTATATTTAAATCACATGCATTAATAATAGCAACTGGATCTATACCAAAAAAATTAGGAATAAAATCTGAAAAAAAATTTATTGGAAAAGGTATTTCTTCATGTGCTTTGTGCGATGGTTTTTTTTATAAAAATAAAATTGTCGCAATAGTAGGAGGAGGAAACTCTGCTATAGAAGAAGCAATATATTTATCAAAAATTGTAAAAAAAATATATTTAATACATAGAAGAAATACGTGGAAAGCTGAAAAAATATTAGTAGATAGATTACTACAAAAAACAAAAACTAATAAAATAAAAATTTATTTAAATTATGAAATAAAAAAAATATATGGGAATAATAATAACATAAATAAAATAAAAATATTATCAAAAAAAACTAAAAAAAATAAACAAATTTATATTTCTGGTTTATTCGTATCTATAGGATATATACCTCAAACAAATTTATTTAAAAAAAAATTAAAAATGGAAAATGGATATATAAAAACAAATTTTGGAAAACATGGAAATTTTACATCTACTAGTCAACCAGGAGTATTTGCTGCAGGTGATGTAATCGATCATGTATATAAACAAGCAATAACTTCATCTTCTTCTGGATGCATGGCTGCTATAGATGCTGAAAAATATTTGTCTAATATAAAAAATAAAATATAA
- the infA gene encoding translation initiation factor IF-1 encodes MIKEKQIEIQGTVIETLPNTMFRVELENGHKIIAHISGKMRKNYIRILTGDKVTIEMTPYDTEKGRIIFRSR; translated from the coding sequence ATGATAAAAGAAAAACAAATAGAAATACAAGGAACTGTTATAGAAACTCTTCCAAATACAATGTTTAGAGTAGAATTAGAAAATGGTCATAAAATTATTGCACATATATCAGGAAAAATGAGAAAAAATTATATAAGAATACTTACTGGAGACAAAGTTACAATTGAAATGACACCTTATGATACAGAAAAAGGAAGAATAATATTTAGAAGTAGATGA
- the aspS gene encoding aspartate--tRNA ligase gives MRTEYCGNISIKFLLKKVYLCGWIEKIKNFGHFLFFYIKDVTGYIQIIVKEKNIKNFKKIKNLKNGFCVQILGIVIKRYKNNINKKIINGDIEIVAEKINILSKSKNIPIDLLKKNKEKNRLKYRYLDLRNENMQKNLIIRSKIIYIIHKFMQKNNFIHIETPIITKSTPEGARDYIIPSRKHIGKFYALPQSPQIFKQLIMISGFDKYYQIARCFRDEDMRSNRQPEFTQIDLEASFIDEKKIKIISQKLINKIFKKFCKIKFKNIKTITYKKSIKKYGTDSPDIRNPLKIIELTKLFKTDYILKKYKKIIGIYIPKKNNLSLKKITHYKNLIKTYNINNFFFIKVLKNINNINIYKDIKINKKIIKKLIKLYKIKEKDIIIMFITNKKNIYKKLGEIIKKIANDFNLIDKNSYKAIWITEFPMFKKNKKGKFSTVHHPFTLPKTKSIKKIKKYPKKILSRSYDLVINGKEVGGGSVRINNVKMQKLIFKIINLSKKEQKEKFGFFLNALKYGPPPHSGIALGLDRIMMIITKNLDIKNIIAFPKTSKSSCIMTNAPDKIKNSFLKKLYIKIKK, from the coding sequence ATGAGAACAGAATATTGTGGAAACATTTCTATAAAATTTTTACTAAAAAAAGTATATTTATGCGGATGGATAGAAAAAATAAAAAATTTTGGACATTTTTTATTTTTTTATATAAAAGATGTAACAGGATATATTCAAATAATTGTAAAAGAAAAAAATATAAAAAATTTTAAAAAAATAAAAAATTTAAAAAATGGATTTTGTGTACAAATATTAGGAATTGTAATTAAAAGATATAAAAATAATATAAACAAAAAAATTATTAATGGAGATATAGAAATTGTTGCAGAAAAAATAAATATTTTAAGTAAATCTAAAAATATTCCTATAGATTTATTAAAAAAAAATAAAGAAAAAAATAGATTAAAATATCGTTATTTAGATTTAAGAAATGAAAATATGCAAAAAAATTTAATAATAAGAAGTAAAATTATTTACATAATACATAAATTTATGCAAAAAAATAATTTTATACACATAGAAACACCAATAATAACTAAATCTACACCAGAAGGAGCTAGAGATTATATAATACCTAGCAGAAAACATATAGGAAAATTTTATGCATTACCTCAATCTCCTCAAATATTCAAACAATTAATTATGATATCTGGATTTGATAAATATTATCAAATAGCTAGATGTTTTAGAGATGAAGATATGAGATCGAATAGACAACCAGAATTTACACAGATAGACTTAGAAGCTTCTTTTATAGACGAAAAAAAAATTAAAATAATTTCTCAAAAATTAATAAATAAAATTTTTAAAAAATTTTGTAAAATAAAATTTAAAAATATTAAAACCATAACTTATAAAAAATCAATTAAAAAGTATGGAACAGACAGTCCAGATATTAGAAATCCATTAAAAATAATAGAATTAACAAAATTATTTAAAACAGACTATATTCTAAAAAAATATAAAAAAATTATAGGAATATATATACCTAAAAAAAATAATTTATCTTTAAAAAAAATAACACATTATAAAAATCTTATAAAAACATATAATATTAATAATTTTTTTTTTATAAAAGTTTTAAAAAATATTAATAATATTAATATATATAAAGACATAAAAATAAATAAAAAAATAATAAAAAAATTAATTAAATTATATAAAATCAAAGAAAAAGACATAATAATAATGTTTATAACTAATAAAAAAAATATTTATAAAAAATTAGGAGAAATAATAAAAAAAATTGCAAATGATTTTAATCTAATAGACAAAAATTCTTATAAAGCTATATGGATAACAGAATTTCCTATGTTCAAAAAAAATAAAAAAGGAAAATTTTCTACAGTTCATCATCCTTTTACATTACCAAAAACAAAATCTATAAAAAAAATAAAAAAATATCCCAAAAAAATATTATCTAGATCTTACGACCTAGTAATAAATGGAAAAGAAGTAGGAGGAGGATCTGTGAGAATAAACAATGTAAAAATGCAAAAATTAATATTTAAAATAATAAATTTATCTAAAAAAGAACAAAAAGAAAAATTTGGTTTCTTTTTAAATGCATTAAAATATGGACCTCCTCCACACTCAGGAATAGCTTTAGGTCTAGACAGAATAATGATGATTATTACAAAAAATTTAGATATAAAAAATATAATTGCATTTCCTAAAACATCTAAGTCTTCATGTATTATGACAAATGCTCCTGACAAAATAAAAAATTCTTTTTTAAAAAAATTATATATTAAAATAAAAAAATAA
- the pyk gene encoding pyruvate kinase produces the protein MLKKLKKTKIIATMGPSTNNIKILEKMIINGVNVFRLNFSHGNETDHLRKIKMIFFLRNKLNCNIGILGDLQGPKIRISKFKNKKIFLKKNDIFILDYNLKNKYGNKNSVGINYKNLYKDLYNGDILLLDDGRISLKVKCIKKKKIITKVIMGGILLNNKGINKLGGGLSAKSITNKDKKDIIFSSKVNLDYLAISFPKSYKDINIVKKLINSYGRDIKIVAKIERAEVVNNYSIMKKIIIASDAVMVARGDLGVEISESKIALAQKKIVKSSIKFNKITIIATQMMESMINNPFPTRAEVMDVSNSILDGADAVMLSAETASGKYPSETVLCMSKICIEVEKIFCNKKFKTNFYEKKNINQIISSSAVHMSNNIKHVSAIINIYKSKEKSLIYSRTFSKNLIFYFSYNKNILNYLTLCKGIIPVYLKKIIKKKYIEKKVIFFLLKNKFIKKNDLIVIFKQSNNVNIKNNFIKILKA, from the coding sequence ATTTTGAAAAAGTTAAAAAAAACTAAAATAATAGCTACTATGGGTCCTTCTACAAATAATATAAAAATTTTAGAAAAAATGATTATTAATGGTGTTAATGTATTTAGATTAAATTTTTCTCATGGAAATGAAACTGATCATTTAAGAAAAATTAAAATGATTTTTTTTTTAAGAAATAAATTAAATTGTAATATAGGAATTTTAGGAGATTTACAAGGTCCTAAAATAAGAATATCTAAATTTAAAAATAAAAAAATTTTTTTAAAAAAAAATGATATTTTTATATTAGACTATAATTTAAAAAATAAATATGGAAATAAAAATTCTGTTGGTATAAATTATAAAAATTTATATAAAGATTTATATAATGGAGATATTTTGTTGTTAGATGATGGAAGAATTTCTTTAAAAGTAAAATGTATTAAAAAAAAAAAAATAATTACAAAAGTTATTATGGGTGGAATTTTATTAAATAATAAAGGAATAAATAAATTAGGTGGAGGTTTGTCAGCAAAATCTATTACTAATAAAGATAAAAAAGATATAATTTTTTCTTCTAAAGTAAATTTAGATTATTTAGCTATTTCTTTTCCTAAATCATATAAAGACATAAATATTGTAAAAAAATTAATTAATTCTTATGGAAGAGATATAAAAATAGTTGCAAAAATAGAAAGAGCTGAAGTAGTAAATAATTATTCTATAATGAAAAAAATAATAATAGCTTCAGATGCTGTTATGGTAGCTAGAGGAGATTTAGGTGTAGAAATAAGTGAGTCAAAAATAGCATTAGCTCAAAAAAAAATTGTTAAAAGTTCTATAAAATTTAACAAAATAACAATAATAGCAACTCAAATGATGGAATCTATGATAAACAATCCATTTCCTACAAGAGCTGAAGTAATGGATGTTTCTAACTCTATATTAGATGGAGCTGATGCAGTAATGCTTTCAGCTGAAACTGCATCAGGAAAATATCCTTCAGAAACAGTTTTATGTATGAGTAAAATTTGTATAGAAGTTGAAAAAATTTTTTGTAATAAAAAATTTAAAACAAATTTTTATGAAAAAAAAAATATAAATCAAATTATATCTTCTTCTGCTGTACACATGTCGAATAATATAAAACATGTTTCAGCTATAATAAATATATATAAATCTAAAGAAAAATCTTTAATTTATTCTAGAACGTTTTCTAAAAATTTAATATTTTATTTTTCATATAATAAAAATATTTTAAATTATTTAACTTTATGTAAAGGAATTATTCCTGTTTATTTAAAAAAAATAATTAAAAAAAAATATATAGAAAAAAAAGTTATTTTTTTTCTTTTAAAAAATAAATTTATAAAAAAAAATGATTTAATAGTAATTTTTAAACAAAGCAATAATGTAAATATAAAAAATAATTTTATAAAAATTTTAAAAGCGTAA